Proteins encoded by one window of Flavobacterium sp. N502540:
- a CDS encoding M1 family metallopeptidase, which produces MKISYSLLCFFVFTTIGFSQSKQKEKLILEDGVSEQLAHFRKKQISKLTYGLSFEIPEKKAQSINAELVLDLVLADGSEPLYLDFKEKTQNIKSVTANGKNIPIVHQKGHIIIPAEGLLKGKNTIVISFIAGDLSLNRNDDFLYTLLVPDRASTLFPCLDQPDIKATYKLKLTVPKDWSVLAGAHVEEKLEKGDFTSYTFGESDKMSTYLFSFVAGKFKSVTKKPGNLEMTMLYRENNAEKLKSSTDTIFNLHQQSLDFLEKYTGYKFPFQKLDFASIPVFQYGGMEHVGAIQYKESTLFLDNSATDSEKLDRAKLIAHETSHMWFGDLVTMKWFDDVWMKEVFANFMADKIMNPIFPKVNHNLQFLTAHYPNAYGEDRSLGTHPIKQNLANLKNAGSLYGTIIYNKAPIMMRQLEASMGKTAFQKGIEKYIKKYANDNADWNNLVEILDAETSLDMKKWSEVWVNKSGRAIFTDKIAYDAQNRISSFEITQQAEDRSANVWSQIFDVGLVYPNSVKVISATIKDKSLSLKEAIGLEKPIAVIYNYNGFGYGVFPLDGNNLDSVLSLKDEVARASTYINIYENTLTGNVAPTKAFDCFVKGIQQEQNELVLKIITNQTSAVFWKYLTEKQQNIAQKQLEEVVFDRLKTNLPSNIKKTLFNLFSSIAYSDSGKVKLYAIWSKETVISGLKLNEDDYTNMAMNLAIFKHEKADEILNKAKTSISNPDKQKRFEFLLPSLSKDEGVRDAFVQSLKDDANREKEAWVSVGLANINHPLRQESAQKYIRFSLDLVDEIQRTGDIFFPKDWLNNTIGKYSSKYAFDEVQRFLKENPNFSPILKRKLMQATDGLYRAQNIKKETE; this is translated from the coding sequence TTACTACAATTGGTTTTTCCCAGTCGAAACAAAAAGAAAAATTAATTTTAGAGGACGGTGTTTCAGAACAGTTAGCACATTTTCGAAAAAAGCAAATTTCTAAACTCACTTATGGCTTGTCTTTTGAAATTCCGGAGAAAAAAGCGCAATCAATTAATGCCGAATTGGTGTTGGATCTTGTTCTTGCTGACGGGAGTGAGCCTTTGTATCTCGATTTTAAAGAGAAGACTCAAAATATTAAATCAGTTACAGCAAACGGGAAAAATATCCCAATTGTGCATCAAAAAGGGCATATTATAATTCCTGCAGAAGGTTTACTAAAAGGAAAAAATACGATTGTAATTTCTTTTATTGCGGGTGACTTGTCTTTAAACCGAAACGATGATTTCTTGTATACCTTATTGGTTCCCGATCGGGCAAGTACTTTATTCCCGTGTTTGGATCAGCCGGATATTAAAGCGACTTATAAATTGAAGCTAACGGTTCCAAAAGACTGGTCGGTTCTGGCTGGGGCGCATGTAGAGGAGAAGCTTGAAAAAGGTGATTTTACAAGTTATACTTTTGGAGAGTCTGATAAAATGAGTACCTATTTATTTTCTTTTGTAGCTGGAAAATTCAAAAGTGTGACGAAGAAACCGGGTAATCTGGAAATGACGATGCTGTATCGCGAAAATAATGCAGAGAAACTAAAAAGCAGTACTGATACCATCTTTAATCTACACCAGCAATCCTTAGATTTTCTGGAGAAATACACCGGTTACAAATTTCCGTTTCAGAAGCTGGATTTTGCTTCGATTCCGGTTTTTCAGTATGGCGGAATGGAACATGTTGGAGCGATACAATATAAAGAATCAACTTTGTTTCTGGATAATAGTGCCACAGACAGTGAGAAACTCGATCGTGCCAAATTAATTGCACATGAAACTTCACATATGTGGTTTGGAGATTTGGTTACCATGAAATGGTTTGACGATGTCTGGATGAAAGAGGTTTTTGCAAATTTCATGGCCGACAAAATCATGAATCCGATTTTTCCGAAAGTCAACCATAATTTACAGTTTCTAACCGCACACTATCCTAATGCGTATGGAGAAGATCGTTCGTTGGGCACGCATCCAATCAAACAAAACCTTGCCAATCTTAAAAATGCGGGTTCATTGTACGGAACCATTATTTACAACAAAGCACCTATTATGATGCGTCAGTTAGAAGCTTCGATGGGAAAAACAGCTTTTCAGAAAGGGATCGAAAAGTATATTAAAAAGTACGCCAACGACAATGCCGACTGGAACAATTTGGTAGAAATTCTGGATGCCGAAACATCTTTGGATATGAAAAAATGGAGCGAAGTCTGGGTAAATAAATCAGGAAGAGCCATTTTTACAGATAAGATTGCCTACGATGCTCAAAACCGAATTTCGAGCTTTGAAATTACACAGCAGGCAGAAGATCGTTCGGCTAACGTATGGTCTCAGATTTTTGATGTTGGTTTGGTATATCCTAACAGCGTAAAAGTGATCAGTGCTACTATAAAAGATAAAAGTCTGTCACTGAAAGAAGCAATTGGACTCGAAAAACCAATAGCTGTTATTTACAATTATAATGGTTTTGGGTATGGTGTTTTTCCGCTTGACGGGAATAATTTAGATTCTGTTTTAAGTCTAAAGGATGAGGTGGCAAGAGCTTCGACTTACATTAATATTTATGAAAATACCTTAACGGGAAATGTTGCTCCAACAAAAGCTTTCGATTGTTTTGTAAAAGGAATTCAGCAGGAGCAAAACGAATTGGTGCTGAAGATCATTACGAATCAAACCAGTGCTGTTTTTTGGAAATATCTCACGGAAAAACAGCAAAATATAGCACAAAAGCAGCTTGAAGAAGTAGTTTTCGATCGTTTGAAGACCAATTTGCCTAGCAATATCAAGAAAACATTGTTTAATCTGTTCAGTTCGATTGCTTATTCAGATTCAGGAAAAGTAAAGCTATATGCGATTTGGAGTAAAGAAACGGTAATTTCAGGTTTGAAATTAAACGAAGACGATTATACGAACATGGCAATGAATCTGGCAATTTTTAAGCATGAAAAAGCAGATGAGATCTTAAATAAGGCCAAAACTTCGATTAGTAATCCCGACAAGCAAAAACGATTTGAATTTCTGCTTCCTTCATTATCTAAAGACGAAGGGGTGCGCGATGCTTTTGTACAATCTTTAAAAGACGATGCCAACAGAGAAAAAGAAGCATGGGTTTCTGTTGGTTTAGCGAATATAAATCATCCATTACGTCAGGAAAGTGCTCAGAAGTATATTAGATTTTCACTAGATTTGGTTGATGAAATTCAAAGAACGGGAGATATCTTCTTTCCAAAAGACTGGCTGAACAATACCATTGGGAAATATTCGTCGAAATATGCTTTTGATGAGGTACAGCGATTTTTAAAAGAGAATCCTAATTTTAGTCCAATTCTGAAAAGAAAATTAATGCAGGCAACCGACGGTTTGTATCGTGCACAAAATATTAAAAAAGAAACCGAATGA
- a CDS encoding DUF58 domain-containing protein, with amino-acid sequence MKIESEIEKVSSFQHLEMLANQVVEGFISGMHKSPFHGFSAEFAEHKVYNAGESTKHIDWKLFAKTDRLYTKRFEEETNLRCHIIVDNSSSMHYPELKSNQPFYEKKIGFSVLASAVLMNILKKQRDAVGLSVFSDSYEYYAPEKGSDRHHRMLLNKLEQLLEQPKGKKSTDTITYLHQIAEKMHRRSMIILFTDMFQAEEDEKLFNALQHLKHNKHKVVLFHVVDDQTELKFDFDNTPRKFIDLESGEEVSIFADNVKAEYEKRVEGYFKNLALTCAKNHIKYVPVNVGDNFEKILTTYLVEKQNFG; translated from the coding sequence ATGAAAATTGAATCGGAAATAGAAAAGGTCTCCAGTTTTCAGCATCTCGAAATGCTGGCGAATCAGGTGGTAGAAGGGTTTATTTCGGGGATGCACAAAAGTCCGTTTCATGGATTTTCGGCCGAATTTGCTGAGCATAAAGTGTATAATGCCGGAGAAAGTACCAAACATATAGACTGGAAGCTATTTGCTAAAACAGATCGTTTATACACCAAACGTTTTGAAGAAGAGACCAATTTGAGGTGTCATATTATTGTCGATAATTCATCGTCTATGCATTATCCGGAACTAAAGTCAAATCAGCCCTTTTACGAAAAGAAAATTGGGTTTTCTGTTCTGGCGTCTGCTGTGTTGATGAATATCCTTAAAAAACAGCGCGATGCCGTTGGTTTGAGCGTGTTCTCGGACAGTTATGAATATTATGCTCCCGAGAAAGGAAGTGATCGCCATCACAGAATGCTGCTCAATAAATTAGAACAGTTACTGGAACAGCCAAAAGGTAAAAAAAGTACCGATACGATTACGTATCTGCATCAGATTGCGGAGAAAATGCATCGTCGTTCGATGATTATTCTTTTTACAGATATGTTTCAGGCCGAAGAGGATGAGAAGCTTTTTAACGCCTTACAGCATCTGAAACACAACAAACATAAAGTAGTACTGTTTCATGTAGTTGACGATCAAACCGAACTAAAGTTTGACTTTGATAACACGCCACGTAAGTTTATTGACCTGGAATCAGGTGAAGAAGTATCGATTTTTGCTGATAACGTAAAAGCAGAATATGAAAAAAGGGTAGAAGGATATTTTAAAAATCTGGCTTTAACCTGTGCAAAGAACCATATTAAGTACGTTCCGGTAAATGTAGGCGACAATTTTGAAAAAATATTGACAACATATTTAGTTGAAAAACAAAACTTTGGGTAG
- a CDS encoding GIY-YIG nuclease family protein, translating to MFYVYIIYSKTFDVYYKGFSENIFQRLSYHNDNKSKYTSGKGPWELVYSNVFETKKEALVEELRLKKLNRKSLEVLINEQK from the coding sequence ATGTTTTACGTTTATATTATTTATTCTAAAACTTTTGATGTGTACTACAAAGGTTTTAGTGAGAATATTTTTCAAAGATTATCGTATCATAATGATAATAAAAGTAAATATACTTCGGGTAAAGGACCATGGGAGTTAGTTTATTCGAATGTGTTTGAAACAAAGAAAGAAGCTTTAGTTGAAGAATTAAGATTGAAAAAGTTAAATAGAAAATCACTTGAAGTTTTAATTAACGAGCAAAAATAA
- a CDS encoding helix-turn-helix transcriptional regulator: MEYSGQKLDKYYIKKVDADKKSIYCHHDLMGELFVPTHKHDKAQLLYAEGDVVFVTTETKTYFLPARHFIWIPSGVEHSIEPKSENVTMRNLYFPVEKDENEFYKNEGIYPVNNLLLQMMLFTNRWNGDLEKGTPNFTIAKAIKAILPQICTTNLPLELPQPKDKRLGKILRHIENHLGETILFADVAHEFGYSERSLYRLFQKDLGMSFIQYYTIRRILKAIELLLERKLSVKEVAEEVGYNSVPTFSNTFFKILGQRPSDYLNGEEILEQK, encoded by the coding sequence ATGGAATATTCCGGTCAGAAATTAGATAAGTATTACATCAAAAAAGTAGATGCCGATAAAAAAAGCATTTACTGTCACCACGATTTGATGGGGGAGTTGTTTGTGCCTACACATAAACACGACAAAGCACAGTTGTTGTATGCTGAAGGAGATGTTGTTTTTGTAACGACCGAAACCAAAACCTATTTTTTACCGGCACGTCATTTTATCTGGATTCCGAGCGGGGTGGAACATAGCATTGAACCGAAGTCGGAAAATGTTACGATGCGAAACCTGTATTTTCCGGTTGAAAAAGACGAAAATGAATTTTACAAGAACGAGGGAATTTATCCGGTCAATAATTTACTCCTTCAAATGATGCTTTTCACGAATCGATGGAATGGCGATCTTGAGAAAGGAACGCCAAACTTTACCATCGCCAAAGCTATAAAAGCGATTCTTCCTCAAATATGTACTACGAATTTGCCTTTGGAATTACCGCAGCCAAAAGACAAGCGACTTGGAAAGATTTTACGTCATATCGAGAATCATCTGGGAGAGACTATTCTGTTTGCCGATGTAGCGCATGAATTCGGATATAGCGAACGCTCTTTGTATCGCTTGTTTCAAAAAGATCTTGGAATGTCCTTCATTCAATATTATACTATTCGAAGAATTTTAAAGGCAATCGAATTGTTATTAGAAAGAAAGCTTTCGGTGAAAGAGGTAGCCGAAGAAGTTGGATATAATAGTGTTCCAACCTTCAGTAACACATTTTTCAAGATTTTAGGACAAAGACCTTCCGATTACTTAAACGGTGAGGAGATTTTGGAGCAAAAGTAA
- a CDS encoding TolC family protein — protein sequence MFLKTTNSTNDCFPKILLLFLLVLAFNGIKAQEVHSVSLKEALKLAKENNKKILRSQLEVTLSEQNIKERKELRLPDVQLSGMYSRITNITEFKGNGFLNGKEVTKAIPELYEVNSAFKMPIYAGNKINNAIKIANQESEIAKIKTEKVENDVELEVVANYLAIYKMMELQKIFEENIKEEKSRLREVQSLRKHGAVTKNEVIRAELQLSDRELNALTNSKNIKIALHDLKTLIQLPENEEIAIDTAANLDEMNGLDPYDFYLNKALNNEEMRIASQELNISKTELKLVKGNYLPTVHFFGNYGFYYPNYKFFPPNPYLYTLGQVGVEAAFDLSSLYKNKTKMDQANTKIKWQEMQSEILKDEIQDRLFKEHTQYQEILEKFVVVDKALDLADENYRIVKLKYMNQLVLITEMVDADNALLQAKYNKVATRLDAILKHYELLRTAGMLPQS from the coding sequence ATGTTCCTTAAAACAACAAATTCTACGAACGATTGTTTTCCTAAAATCCTGCTCTTATTTTTACTTGTATTAGCATTTAACGGCATAAAAGCGCAGGAAGTTCATTCGGTTTCACTGAAAGAAGCTTTGAAGCTGGCCAAAGAAAACAACAAAAAAATCCTCAGATCCCAACTTGAGGTTACGCTCTCAGAGCAAAACATCAAAGAAAGAAAAGAACTCCGATTGCCGGATGTACAACTAAGCGGTATGTATTCCAGAATCACTAATATTACCGAATTCAAAGGAAACGGGTTTTTAAACGGAAAAGAAGTTACAAAGGCGATTCCGGAACTCTATGAGGTGAATTCGGCTTTTAAAATGCCAATCTACGCCGGAAATAAAATAAATAACGCCATCAAAATTGCCAATCAGGAGAGTGAAATTGCTAAAATAAAAACAGAAAAGGTCGAAAATGATGTCGAACTCGAAGTGGTGGCAAACTATCTGGCGATTTATAAGATGATGGAGCTGCAAAAGATTTTTGAAGAAAACATCAAAGAAGAGAAAAGCCGATTGAGAGAAGTGCAATCACTTCGAAAACATGGGGCAGTGACTAAAAATGAAGTTATCAGAGCTGAATTACAGCTTTCGGATCGTGAATTAAATGCGCTTACAAATTCCAAAAACATAAAAATTGCGCTTCACGATCTGAAAACTCTAATTCAACTTCCGGAAAACGAAGAAATAGCCATCGATACGGCGGCCAATTTGGATGAAATGAACGGTTTAGATCCGTATGATTTTTATCTGAATAAGGCTTTGAATAATGAGGAGATGCGAATTGCCAGTCAGGAGCTGAATATTAGCAAAACAGAACTGAAGCTGGTTAAAGGAAATTATCTGCCAACGGTTCATTTTTTTGGGAACTATGGTTTTTATTATCCGAACTACAAATTCTTTCCGCCTAATCCATATTTGTACACACTGGGGCAAGTAGGTGTTGAAGCTGCTTTCGATCTTTCTTCTTTGTATAAAAACAAGACCAAAATGGATCAGGCAAATACCAAAATCAAATGGCAGGAAATGCAATCTGAGATTCTGAAAGACGAAATTCAGGATAGGCTTTTTAAAGAGCATACACAGTATCAGGAAATTCTTGAAAAGTTTGTTGTAGTAGATAAAGCTTTGGATTTGGCCGATGAAAATTACCGTATTGTAAAATTGAAATATATGAACCAACTGGTTTTAATAACCGAAATGGTTGATGCCGACAATGCTTTGCTTCAGGCAAAATACAATAAAGTTGCCACACGATTGGATGCGATTTTAAAGCATTACGAACTCTTGCGTACGGCGGGAATGCTTCCGCAGAGTTAG
- a CDS encoding HlyD family secretion protein, whose translation MVKIKNETRRNRTFHIIITIIACVLVISGVILGIWFYVFNRNHEETNDAQVEQYVTPIMSRITGYVQEVRFNENQFVHKGDTLVVIDNREYQSKLNVALADVQSARQNSLVAEKNAVNTASATAINEAQLEAAKSNLWKTKLEYERYKALVSEEAATSQQLEKVKADYESAQAHFQEMKNRIHTSALSTSVAEANVPTTQTNIASRQATADNAALFLSYTIITAPYDGWIGKRTLQPGQLVKEGQSLLSIVSKEKWITANFKETQLQYLTVGQNVEIKADAVSDKTFIGTIASLSPASGARFSLLPPDNATGNFVKIEQRIPVRIQLKDNDKQTDFLRAGMNITVIAAH comes from the coding sequence ATGGTTAAGATTAAAAATGAAACTAGAAGAAACAGAACGTTTCATATTATAATAACAATTATTGCGTGTGTGCTTGTAATTAGCGGTGTTATTTTGGGAATTTGGTTTTATGTTTTCAATAGGAATCATGAGGAAACTAATGACGCTCAGGTCGAGCAATATGTAACGCCAATTATGTCGAGAATTACGGGTTATGTGCAGGAAGTTCGTTTTAATGAGAATCAGTTTGTGCACAAGGGAGATACTTTGGTTGTTATTGATAACAGAGAATATCAATCGAAATTGAATGTGGCTCTTGCCGATGTTCAGAGCGCAAGGCAAAACAGTCTGGTTGCCGAGAAAAATGCGGTAAACACGGCAAGTGCGACAGCTATTAATGAAGCACAATTAGAGGCTGCAAAATCGAATCTTTGGAAAACAAAATTAGAGTACGAAAGGTACAAAGCTTTGGTAAGTGAAGAAGCAGCGACTTCTCAGCAATTAGAAAAAGTGAAGGCAGATTACGAGTCGGCACAAGCACATTTTCAGGAGATGAAAAACAGAATCCATACTTCGGCTTTAAGTACTTCGGTGGCTGAAGCAAATGTGCCAACCACACAAACCAATATCGCTTCGAGACAAGCCACGGCAGATAATGCGGCTTTATTTCTTTCGTATACCATAATTACAGCGCCTTACGATGGCTGGATTGGGAAACGAACTTTACAGCCCGGACAATTGGTAAAAGAAGGTCAGTCCTTGCTTTCGATTGTAAGTAAGGAAAAATGGATTACGGCCAATTTTAAAGAAACGCAATTGCAATATCTAACCGTTGGGCAGAATGTCGAAATCAAAGCCGATGCGGTAAGTGATAAAACATTTATAGGAACAATTGCGTCATTATCGCCCGCGAGCGGGGCAAGATTTTCATTGCTTCCTCCGGATAATGCAACCGGAAACTTCGTGAAAATCGAACAAAGAATTCCGGTTCGAATTCAGTTAAAGGATAACGACAAACAAACCGATTTTTTAAGAGCGGGAATGAATATTACTGTGATTGCAGCACACTAA
- a CDS encoding MFS transporter, with product MEDKSIFKSWVPKWAIIIILFVCLLHSMILLGVYTSNVTYAASFLDIEPEDLQFAMCVTYGTLLATILIEARFSSFFPAKNYLMAVYSLIGITIVSSAYITNFSLFLILRIAEGILMALPVITIRQLLIEQFNSKSAIIIGFSFYYGALLLSTPFIMNIAVWFLDHYDWKYMLYVSGGLQVLNVFLILVTFRGHRITKKIPLYQIDWMSYFLVLTAILCGAYFFVYAEKKYWFDSSQMVLTLIVALISGGLFIFKELLVKRPTFNFEVFKYANLRIGFLLFFLFYISRATLSLCHSAMYSIWNWDPSRVAGVQYINGLGNVIGLVLAAFFLMRSVSTKIIFIIGFSLIALFHFWFTFLFVPDVALSDIIIPYVLQGIGVGFLFVPLILFTTSSVPSKMAASSGIVGVSGRFWGSTIGFCVMQNATVFLNKKHFLKLSQFVTGDNPEAQQTIAATTQSFIAKGYSADNANVLAMKKILGTVTKQATLLADMEIYTIMGYSLLVLIFLIACNQHLRQTMTLVKSKIWIG from the coding sequence ATGGAAGATAAAAGTATTTTTAAATCCTGGGTTCCAAAGTGGGCAATCATTATTATTTTGTTTGTCTGCCTTCTGCATTCTATGATTTTATTGGGGGTTTATACGTCAAATGTGACCTATGCGGCAAGTTTTCTCGATATTGAACCCGAAGATCTGCAATTCGCCATGTGTGTTACTTACGGAACGCTGCTCGCGACCATTTTAATCGAAGCGAGGTTTTCGAGCTTTTTCCCTGCCAAAAATTACCTCATGGCGGTCTATTCTTTAATCGGAATTACGATTGTTTCTTCGGCCTATATTACCAATTTTTCGCTCTTTTTAATCCTGCGAATTGCCGAAGGAATCCTGATGGCGCTTCCGGTAATAACGATTCGACAATTGTTGATTGAGCAGTTCAATTCTAAAAGTGCTATCATCATTGGTTTTTCGTTTTATTATGGAGCGTTGTTGTTGTCGACACCTTTTATAATGAATATTGCGGTTTGGTTTCTGGATCATTACGACTGGAAATACATGCTGTATGTCTCGGGCGGATTGCAGGTTTTGAACGTTTTTTTAATCTTAGTTACTTTTCGTGGGCACCGAATCACAAAGAAAATTCCGTTGTATCAAATCGACTGGATGAGTTATTTTTTGGTTTTAACTGCAATTCTTTGCGGTGCTTATTTTTTTGTCTATGCCGAGAAAAAATATTGGTTCGATTCTTCTCAAATGGTGCTAACGCTTATCGTTGCACTGATCTCGGGAGGGCTGTTTATCTTTAAGGAGCTTTTGGTAAAAAGACCCACTTTTAATTTTGAAGTCTTTAAATATGCCAATCTGCGCATTGGTTTTTTATTGTTCTTCCTTTTCTACATCAGCAGGGCAACGCTGAGCCTTTGTCACTCGGCGATGTATTCAATTTGGAATTGGGATCCGTCGCGTGTGGCAGGCGTGCAATACATTAACGGACTAGGAAATGTAATCGGACTTGTTCTGGCGGCTTTTTTTCTGATGAGGTCAGTTTCGACCAAAATCATTTTTATCATTGGCTTTTCGCTTATTGCGTTGTTTCATTTTTGGTTTACGTTTCTTTTTGTGCCCGATGTGGCGTTGTCTGATATTATTATTCCGTATGTTTTACAAGGCATTGGAGTGGGATTTTTATTTGTTCCGTTAATATTGTTTACGACTTCTTCGGTTCCTTCAAAAATGGCGGCTTCTTCTGGAATTGTGGGGGTTTCGGGACGTTTTTGGGGAAGTACCATTGGCTTTTGCGTGATGCAGAATGCGACCGTATTTTTAAACAAAAAACACTTTTTAAAACTCAGTCAGTTTGTAACAGGTGATAACCCCGAAGCACAGCAAACGATTGCCGCAACAACACAAAGTTTTATAGCCAAAGGATATTCGGCAGACAATGCCAATGTTTTAGCCATGAAAAAGATCTTGGGAACCGTTACCAAACAAGCCACTTTGCTGGCCGATATGGAGATTTATACCATTATGGGCTATAGTCTTTTGGTTTTGATCTTCCTCATTGCCTGCAATCAGCATTTAAGACAAACGATGACTTTGGTGAAAAGTAAAATTTGGATTGGTTGA
- a CDS encoding helix-turn-helix domain-containing protein has protein sequence MDISEETFIINLGIHIKQLREKKGISQEDLANDCDIPRNQIGRIERAEINTGIRTLVKIANALDIEPKELLDFPLK, from the coding sequence ATGGATATTTCAGAAGAAACTTTTATAATAAATCTTGGCATTCACATAAAGCAACTACGTGAAAAAAAAGGTATCTCACAGGAAGATTTAGCTAACGATTGTGATATTCCAAGAAATCAAATAGGCCGAATAGAAAGAGCAGAAATAAATACAGGCATAAGAACTCTTGTAAAAATCGCCAATGCTTTAGATATTGAACCTAAAGAATTGCTTGATTTCCCTTTAAAATAG
- a CDS encoding DUF4062 domain-containing protein: protein MNKLNIFVSSTCYDLSQLRTNIYDFIVDSGHNPILSEFNSFPVSPDLNAVENCIKNVKENADILVLVVGNRYGSVIDSGRSITNTEFLTAKQKGIPVFCFIDKTALNALSFWKDNKDGNFTKIVDNTKIFEFIDDIRTKKNIWVFPFEQSKEIIETLKIQLSYLFKESLKIKSILDKNIDDFFKLKVSEKCLKILIEKNDFYEFEFLYQTLIDEIEKKEFLKNDIEYSILVEPKHFIKDAEELAIWGSNRLNSIMTIINNLENLFPILIKFINEPGKSSDLKGLYYSSIKYSQIFEQVLNWMIEVKSTYLTKEYSDLKIHLAEMVTNVVDQLWNYPYEIKYQIENAKNQKLLGEPISDLNFNLKLDINNEAQLKFQQKIQEINIYKFHEGN from the coding sequence ATGAACAAACTCAACATTTTTGTTAGCTCTACCTGCTATGACCTATCACAATTAAGAACAAATATTTATGATTTCATAGTAGATAGTGGACATAATCCTATCTTATCTGAATTTAATAGCTTTCCCGTTTCACCTGACTTAAATGCAGTGGAGAATTGTATAAAAAATGTAAAAGAAAATGCCGACATTTTAGTGTTAGTTGTAGGCAATCGTTATGGAAGCGTAATAGATTCTGGAAGATCTATCACAAACACAGAATTTTTAACTGCTAAGCAAAAAGGAATTCCTGTCTTTTGCTTTATTGACAAAACTGCATTAAACGCATTAAGTTTCTGGAAAGACAATAAAGACGGTAATTTTACAAAAATTGTTGATAATACAAAAATATTTGAATTCATAGATGATATCCGAACCAAAAAAAACATCTGGGTATTTCCTTTTGAACAATCCAAAGAAATAATCGAAACATTAAAAATTCAGTTATCATATTTATTCAAAGAAAGCTTAAAAATTAAAAGTATTTTAGACAAAAATATTGATGATTTTTTCAAACTTAAGGTCAGCGAAAAGTGTTTAAAAATTTTAATCGAAAAAAATGATTTTTATGAGTTTGAGTTTCTTTATCAAACATTAATTGATGAAATTGAAAAAAAAGAGTTCTTAAAAAATGATATTGAATATTCAATTTTAGTAGAGCCTAAACATTTTATTAAAGATGCAGAAGAATTAGCTATTTGGGGATCAAACCGACTTAACTCAATAATGACCATTATCAACAATCTTGAAAATCTATTCCCTATCCTAATAAAATTTATTAACGAACCAGGAAAATCATCTGATTTAAAAGGCTTATATTATTCTTCTATAAAATATTCCCAAATATTTGAGCAAGTATTAAATTGGATGATTGAGGTCAAAAGCACTTATCTTACAAAGGAATATTCAGATTTAAAAATTCATTTAGCCGAAATGGTCACAAATGTTGTAGATCAATTATGGAATTATCCCTACGAAATTAAATATCAAATAGAAAATGCTAAAAATCAAAAATTACTAGGAGAACCTATTAGTGATTTAAATTTTAATCTCAAACTTGATATAAACAATGAAGCCCAGCTAAAGTTTCAACAAAAAATACAAGAAATTAATATCTATAAATTTCATGAAGGTAACTAA